In the Arachis ipaensis cultivar K30076 chromosome B04, Araip1.1, whole genome shotgun sequence genome, GAAACAAGGTACAACAGTAATCGAATACATAGCCAAAATTAACAAGACAGCCAACTCTCTATTTGTGCTCGGTGCTCCACTTTCAAAAGAGGAACATTTTGATTTTGTGCTAGGAGGATTAGATGAAGAATTTAGTGCGTTTCTTACCATGGTAAATTCAAGAATTGACTCGATGACTGTCGGTGAGCTAGAATCCCAGCTTCTTGCACAAGAAGAGGTAAATGAAAGATTTAGAAAACCAGATCTCACCATGGTGCATGCAAATCTAGCTCAAAAAGATTCTGGATCAAGCAAAGCAAGTAGTGAATTCTCAGCAGCAGAAGAGTCCTATAAAGGCTACTATGCAAGAGGACAATCGGGAAGGCGAGGCAGAGGACGAAACTCCAGAGGAGGTAGATCTTGGTGGTCAGGAAGCAAACCCCAGTGTCAACTCTGTGGAAGGATTGGCCACACAGTCTGGCAATGCTTTCACCGATTCAACCAGCACTATCAAAATCCCCAACTTCACAACCCTAATGGTGGCCCTCTACCACCAAACAGTGCGTTCCATCAGCAAACTCCTCATGCTCACCCACAACCCCTCtatccacaaaatcaacaatcaaCTACTAGCACTCAGAATCCTCCTCTTCAAGCACTGCTCGCCTCAAACAATTTTGACAATGGCTGGTACCCTGACTCTGGAGCATCTCATCATCTCACATTCGATCAGATGAACCTACTCAACAGCTCAGAATACCAAGGACTTGAACAAGTGTTTGGAGGTAATGAAAAAGGTATGAGTATTGCTAATATTGGGAGATCTATCATGCATGCATCTATGTCAAACCAATTTTTCAAACTCCAGAACTTGCTTCATGTACCTAccatttcaaaaaatttaatcaGTGTCTCAAAATTTGCACTGGACAATGGTGTGTTCTTTGAGTTTTGGCCTTATGTGTGTGTGTTGTTAAATGCCAGGAGTCCAAGAGGATTCTACTCCAAGGCAAACTTAAAAATGGATTGTATAGGTTCATTGACATCCAGATACCAAGTCACATATGGAAGCCAAATAAAACACAAGCTTCACAAGCTTCTAATGctgaacaagaaaagaaaataaatgcaaACACTATCACTATGGATAAGAGAGCACAGAATGAAAGTAAAAGAGCAACAAACAGCAATaatgagaaaagaaaaagtgaaatagAGGAAGGAACAGATAGAAGAATATCAAATTGTAGTAATAGTATAGAAAGGAGTAACCACATCACTACACACCAAGTTGCCAATACCAGTAACTTGTGTAATAATACAATTAGGAATGTTGATGTTGATACAAGCAGCTTGTATAATAAAGTAGTGAATTTTGGTATACCTGAACAATCTGATGTAGTACATCTTGATGCACCTACACAACTTGTACCTTTTGCTttctttaattcaaataaatcTGCTGCTGATATGACTGTTGCTGATTATCATAGCCCTGCTCACTCCAATTGTGATAGTTTTGTCCATTCTTCTCGTGATATTCCTAATAAATCTGCTGTTGTGGCTGTAACTGAAAGAACTACACCTAAATCTATTGTTGCTGCTTGTGCATTTCTCACAAATTCCACTGCCAATAATGCTACTGATAGCCTTAATGATGTTACTAATGATCCTCCCCCCAACCTGCTGCACCCTTCCACTACAGCCAATCCCCATAACCAAAACATAAAAACCCCAACTAACACCCTTAGCCCTTTTGACCTATGGCACATAAGACTTAGTCATCCCTCCCAAAGAATCACCAAAATTGTCCTTAACCAAACACAACATTCCCTTTTCTCTTCCCAACAGCACCCCGGCCTTTTGTGAACCATGCACCATCAACAAAATCCACCAACTCCCCTTTCCACAATTCCACTCCCAATACACAAAACCCCTCGAGCTAGTCTTCTCTTATCTCTGGGGACCCTCACCTCAACCAAGCAAGTCCAGATTCAAATACTATGCATGTTTCATTGATGCCTTCAGCAGATATACTTGTACTTTTCTTCTCCAAAACAAATCCCAAACATTCTCAGCCTTCCGCCAATATAAAGCCCTTATTGAAAACAAAACTGAACAAAAAATCAAAGCCCTTCAAATTGACAATGGAGAAGAATACATGTCAAACACCTTCAACCAATACTTAAGAGATCAAGGTATACAACACAGACTTACCTGTCCCCACACACATCAGCAGAATGGCTGTGTGGAAAGGAAACATCGACACCTGACCAAAACCTCCCTCACCCTACTATCACAAGCATCCCTACCTCTCTCCTTCTGGGATGAAACTGTCCTCACTGCAACCTACCTCATAAATAGGTTACCAACCCCAACCTTAAACCTCACGTCTCCTCTAGAGACCCTATTCAATACCACACTAGATTATCAATCCCTAAAAGCCTTCGGCTGTGCCTGCTACCCTTGGCTAAAACCATACAACAAACACAAACTAGATCATAGGTCCACCAAGTGTATATTCATAGGTTACAGCCCTGATCACAAAGGGTACAAATGCCTGTCCCCATCAAGAAGAGTTTACATGGCAAGAAATGTCATCTTTAATGAACTTGATTTTTCTTACCCATCATTGTTCAAACCACAACACTCCTCAACCACACCAAAAACACCCTGAATACCACCCTGTACCTACACTTTCAAATCACCCTGCATAGACATTCATGATGCATCTCCCACTAATACCAATGCCATATCTAATTCATTACAAACTGCACAAATTCATGTCATTGATTCTGAGTCTGAAACTAACCTTGTTAGAAGTGCAGATTCCTTTGAAATTGTCCCTTTGCAGGTAAAAATTGGACCCCATATACAACCTGCAACTGCCATCACAACACAAGTTCCTCAGCTGAGACCCAACACTCAACCCAACAGTGCTGTGCAAAACACACACCACATGCAAACCAGGAGCAAAAGTGGCACCACTAAGCCAAGAGTGTTCACTGCCGCATTAACCCCAAATATAGAGTCACTCATCAATCTTCCCAAATCCATCACTCAGGCCCTTGCTACCCCACATTGGAGAGAAGCCATGGAAGAAGAATACTCAGCACTGATGAAAAATAACACATGGAGACTCGTTGACCCACCTCCACACTCAACACTCATAGGCTGCAGATGGGTGTTCTGGGTCAAAAAGAACCCTAATGGCACAATTCAAAAATACAAGGTGAGACTTGTAGCAAAGGGTTTTCACCAAAAACAAGGAGTTGATTATGACCAGATCTTCAGCCCTGTGGTCAGACCTGCAACCGTTCGAGTAATGTTAAGCATTGCATTTGCCAAAGGCTGGAAAGTACACCAATTCGACTTCAACAATGCATTTCTGAATGGCGATTTCAATGAAGAAGTATACATGCAACAATCAGAGGACTTCACCACTCCAAACTCGCACCAGGTCTACAAGTTAACGTTCTCTCTATGGCCTCAAACAGGTCTCAAGGGCATGGTTCACAAAACTCAGCTCTACTCTCCTCAAATTCGGCTTTGCAAGCACCAAATCAGATGTCTCTCTTTTCACTAGATTCACCCCTTCCTCAGCAGTTTACATCctagtttatgtggatgatatcttGGTAACTGGCAACTCAGAATCAGAAATTAGCTCCATCATGACCCAGCTCCACAGTACCTTCTCCCTCAAAGCCCTGGGTGAAATAAACTACTTCCTTGGCATTGAAGTCAATCACAGCAGCAACGGGACAGTAACATTAAAGCAAACTAAGTATATTCAGGATCTTTTGAAAAGAGCAAAAATGAGTGATGCTAAATCTGTGCCCACTCCTATGACCTCCTCTCTCAAGCTCTCAGCCTTTAGTGATGGCAGTTTCAACAATCCTACACTATATAGATCAATAGTTGGAGGCCTGCAATATGCTACGATCACAAGGCCAGAAATTTTCTTCTCGGTTAACAAAGTTGCTCAATTTCTCCACAACCCTCTTGACTCTCACTGGAAGGCTGTAAAAAGAATCCTCTGATATCTCTCAAGCACAACCAAGTATGGTCTAAGGTTCAGAAAGTCCACAAACTTCAGAGTTTATGGTTTCTGTGATTCGGATTGGGTGAGTGACATTGATGACAGGAAGTCCACCAATGGGTATGAAATCTACCTAGGCCCCAACCTGGTATCATGGGCAAGTAGGAACCAATCTGAAGTCTCAAGAAGCAGTACAGAAGCAGAGTTTAGAGGCATTGCAGATACAGTAACTGAGATAGTCTGGTTGCAAAACTTACTCACTGAGGTCAGAATACCATGCTCTACTAAGCCTGTAGTATACTATGACAACCAAAGTGTTGTTCTTCTATCTGCCAACCCAGTCCTACACAATAAATCAAAGTACTTCGCTCTTAATCAGTCCTTCGTAAGAGATTTTGTCACCAAAAAGGAGCTCTTCATTCAGCATATCTCAGCACAAGACCAACTGGCAGACACACTCACCAAACTCCTCTCAGCAGCATCATTTCTCAAGTTTCGGAATTTACTTAGAGTATTTGAAGCAGGCCCGTAGAAAGCCCTTGATTTGAGGGGGCATGATTTGAGTGGGCATGTTAGTGAAGACAATAAGGAACCTTCTACACTTAGTCCTTACGGCTGAGTTAGTTATGACAGCTCAGCACTATTCAGTTAGACTTTAACTTAACACCTAACCAACTTGTAATCACTCATTTCACCCCTTACTAACAATGTATAAAACCTACTGTAACAAACAGAGAACTCACTTTCCCTTTCACTTCTTCAATGGATTCCCAATTTCACTTTTCTCTGCTCTCTCTCTAATCTCTCTTTCTTCTCGTTAAATCAACTTTAAGACTTATGGTATCTTTCAACCATCAATAACTAAAAGGATCAAAATTAAtctattttttgtaatttttaatcgAGTTGTTGATAATTCTCGTAAGATCTGCTTCTTAATTCCTTAATATCTTTTCAGTCAAATATTTCAGACGATAGCACAAAATTCATCAACAGATAATAAACCGATAAACTTCTCTGTTCACCTTTAAATCGCATCTCAGATAACTCTTCAACTTATTTCATTCTAACCAACACCCCAAACAATGCAACTAGACGTATAGTTTTGTTAGCTTTAGTTGTttcagaaaattatatttttttaaagtcAAATCATTGTATTGTAACAAAATTAACCTAGCTAATTGgcaaaacataaataaataaataatttaattggaCGTCATTTATTACGAAGCCGCCAAGAATGAAGTCAGATCCTGTTGtgcaaatttaaataataataaactaaacaaatttaaaaatatatattacttagTAAAGAGATTTGTGATCTTATATTGCGTAGTTGATGATGGGCTTGTGTCTACAAAGACAAGAAGAACACGAAAAAGTTGGTGAACCTCTGGCAATTCCATGCAGCCCTAGTGGCCCTTCAAGttatatttgaaaaaataaataaacttatAAATAAACATTTTGATTCCTGaccaaaagacaaaaaaaaaaaaatgattaacTAACCATCAGGatgttaattaaatttaatcCTATTTTTATATAATTCTATATTATCATTATTCTATAAATTTGCACAATTGGAATTTGGAACCTTTaaatgttataatttttttttacatgtaaacctatttattattaattactgCTGTTTTTCTCACGTAGATAGTTGAAGGGACTGTTTTGGTTATACTTctattttgttagaaaattttatttttgttattgttattaattcAAGAATGAAGTACTACTTATTGTAATTTTATATGTTTGAGTGGTGGGGAAGGAAGGTAGTGTTTGGAAGAAACCTGCTCTACATTATTCCTTCAACCTTCGGTATGAAAACCACAGTAACAATGCTTAACAAactgcataaataaaaaaaaaaaaaaaagttattttNNNNNNNNNNNNNNNNNNNNNNNNNNNNNNNNNNNNNNNNNNNNNNNNNNNNNNNNNNNNNNNNNNNNNNNNNNNNNNNNNNNNNNNNNNNNNNNNNNNNNNNNNNNNNNNNNNNNNNNNNNNNNNNNNNNNNNNNNNNNNNNNNNNNNNNNNNNNNNNNNNNNNNNNNNNNNNNNNNNNNNNNNNNNNNNNNNNNNNNNNNNNNNNNNNNNNNNNNNNNNNNNNNNNNNNNNNNNNNNNNNNNNNNNNNNNNNNNNNNNNNNNNNNNNNNNNNNNNNNNNNNNNNNNNNNNNNNNNNNNNNNNNNNNNNNNNNNNNNNNNNNNNNNNNNNNNNNNNNNNNNNNNNNNNNNNNNNNNNNNNNNNNNNNNNNNNNNNNNNNNNNNNNNNNNNNNNNNNNNNNNNNNNNNNNNNNNNNNNNNNNNNNNNNNNNNNNNNNNNNNNNNNNNNNNNNNNNNNNNNNNNNNNNNNNNNNNNNNNNNNNNNNNNNNNNNNNNNNNTAATTAAtatgattatatttattttttaataattatttacatAATCGatataaaaaaatacatttgTCATAGTAGTGTTATATATTATATTTCTTTGATTTTAACATTGTTAAAGTTTATTTTAGAAGTAATTAATGATGCGTACTATTCTTTTTCTCATTGTAAGATCTTGTCTAAACAGTGATACAAGTGATTTTTATTACTTTATATACATTGTCACTCTTTCTTAATAGTACATCAACGTAACTACTTTATCTGTACATTAAGAAtagtattatatattttttttaccaaaaataaaaaatttaaatccgtaacctcttaattgaatatgaaGAGATTATTTGAATTATAATTCATTGGCAGAATAGTATTATATATACCTATATATTGTTTAAGCTTTTTTATTGGGTAAATAATGAAtaatttaacctttttattagACCACTCATAATAGCTAGTAAAATAAGACATTATCCTTTTGAATTTGAGTCTTATTAGACAAGTCTCTAGAATAAAATTATATGCCAAGTAAGTAGAAACACATGACAACAACTAATTTTACTCTAACTACCCTTTTAGTCTAGAAAAACAGAATAGTTTGGGGATAAGCACACAAATTCTATTACTTTCATCTAGAAAGTCAGCCCTATCTCACGTTATTCACTCATTTTGGTCACaaattgaaaatataattaaTGAATAAAAACCAGCTTATTCTTCAAGCCACCAAAGTTGGacttcaaaataaataattaaaaaaaaaaccctctcatgtaaaataaattaattatcaaaatGCTAGAGAATCAAGAGGGTATCTAACAAAAAATCAGCCAAATATTTTTGGAtgaatccaaaatttttatgtagATGGTGCTTATGCTAGGTATTaggatattttttttactaagtatcaaaatgtttctttttcatactaaatggatattcttttatatattttataaatttttttgtatattaagAATCAGAATTGNNNNNNNNNNNNNNNNNNNNNNNNNNNNNNNNNNNNNNNNNNNNNNNNNNNNNNNNNNNNNNNNNNNNNNNNNNNNNNNNNNNNNNNNNNNNNNNNNNNNNNtttaaagtgaaaaacaattaatattaaatattataaattaaaaacaaataaaattaaattaattaaattatttatttttttgactgATCACCTCTTAATTTCATATACTTTTCCATTAATTATTTGACCCTAGAGAACCCTTTGACACACTCCAAAGAAATTAAAGCCATGTCATCAATTTAAACatctcaattcaattcatcaCTTATAAGTTATAACCACCTTATTATCCCTCTACAAAGAACTCTCCATAGCAcccttctttaattttttccctcctaaaactttcttcttttccctctcaTAAACATAAACACAAACACATAGAAGACACAAAAAACTAACATGGGAACTTTGGTGGGACATGTAGCACCAGGTTTTGGGTTCATGCTAATAGGTTTATGGCATCTCTTCAACCACATCAAGCTCCATGCCATTAACCCCAACAACTACACTTCTCCACCATGGTTCCCAACTTCAAGCTCCAAGTACCTTGAGCTCTTCCTCATCATGTTTGGCTGCACTGCTTCCATATCCATGGAGCTCTTCATCGGCCCCGACCGCCACCAACCCTTCGACCCTGACGGCACCATTCCCTCCAACCACCTCCACAACTTCGAGCACTCCTCCATCTCCATGACCTTTTTTGTCTACGCCGCCTTCGCCATCGTTCTCGACAAACTCAACATCCAAGCTCAACATAGCATTACTCAGTTGATTGGAGCCATAGCCTTTGGTCAACAACTCCTCCTCTTCCACCTCCACTCTGCGGACCACATGGGCCCGGAGGGTCAATACCACATGCTCTTGCAACTTCTTGTCCTTATTTCTTTATTAAGTACCCTTTTGGGAATTGGAACGCCGCAGAGCTTTTTAGTAAGCTTTGTGCGTTCCATTAGCATATTCTTTCAGGGAATATGGCTTATGACTATGGGATTCATGCTGTGGATCCCAGGTTTTATTCCGAAAGGATGCTTTATGAATCTCGAGGAGGGTCACAAGGTAGTTAGGTGTCACGATGACATGTCACTTCATCGCGCCAACTCTCTTGTGACCATCCAGTTCAGCTGGTTCTTCATTGTTGTCACCGTTTTCGCGGTGTCTTTGTACATAGTTTTGGTCAAATTTTACAAGAACAAGATCGAGTATTTTCCTACCAAgaacgaggaagaagaagaggaagaggaagacgaGTCAAGCGAAGACCTTGAGTCTCCAAAGAAGAACATAGTTGGGAACTCCATGAGGTTCATCCATGTTGGAAAGCCGTATTCATCGCTTGACATTGAAAGGTAATAAGATTTGAAATACATGGCTGTAAATTGCGGTCACAGTCAATTGCTGTAATAAGCCGCAACAGCAGCAATATTGAGACATGAAGCTAGCAAATTAAACTATGAAGGATTACTTAGGTTTGTGGTCCCATAATATGTCAAACTCCATATTTtacattcattttattttttttaaaaataaataattatttgtacctataaaagatgaaaacgctgacatatgtatttatactagATCGAAATTAAATTTGTACTCACCAAGATACTCTCTGTGTGACAAAAGTATCTGTTTTTAAAGAGTTGGAGTGCCAAGTAGTTTACTTTCGATTTAGTGTGGATACATATGTCAGCATTTTtatcttttatggatacaaatgatcatttattctttttttatagTGTATATACATAATGATAGAAATTCAGATTCAATTATTTTCAGGTGAAGTTAATACTTATaaatcgttaaataatttaacaaatttgattaaattattatttaacgaTTTTTAAATATCAACTTCATATAAAATTAATTGTACTTGAGTTTTTATCATCCACAACTTTTAAGTTAACatcatataaattttttaattgatGGCTAGTTTGTTAATTAAATGAAATATATGTTGTTAACTTAAAGCCTATATATTATGTGGAGATATAAAACAAGTGTAAATTTTGGGTGACGTTGTAATTAGTGGTGATTAGGTGGGTTGGTTCATGGTACAATACAATGtttgttttagtttttctttttcccGGGCATTGGGGAAAAGAGATTAAATTAATTAAGCCAGCTGAAATTAATGTGATTGGCTTAATTAAACTTGTGCGTGTGGATTACAATATTACATACACGTCTATATATTTTGTTTAGAAGGTGACATTTATTTGATTTGATGGTTTGtgtcttgatgatgatgattgctAAAGTATTATCAATGTATATATACATGTACGTATTCCGTGGAAATATCAAAGAAATTTCCTCTATTGATTTATATGGGTTATCACTTATGGCCAACAGTATTTGATTTGTTGTATTATGTTCTTTTCTAATTTCTTGGGTACATGGATATGATTTTAATTTGCTCGCTGTTTAATTTAAGGTATCTATTCCAATgaagatttaattattattattatgtaaagATACATCATTTTAACTATTAGATGATAGATTGTAAGACTTgattttatttgaagtaaaaatgttatttttatttaaaatgttgctaaataaataaattacactttttAAACAAGGATCATCATGAGAAGATGTTTTTGGCATCTTCATGAGAGTAGTTGCCTTCAGAAATATCTAAGTATCTAAGTATCTAAGAATTTGAACACCTGAGACCAACCAACACTCAATTTTTGTGTGCTTCTATAATAATTGCCTATATATTTTGATATGTAAATCCAACTAATTAAGACATAGATATAGAACAAAAAAGCACTTATTAAGTCCCTCTTATCTCTCTCCATGGATTCTTCTCTACTCTTCAACTTATTATCAGCATTTATCTCCTTAATTGTAAAAATATTatctttatttaaaatattactaaataaataaattatactttttaaataagaatcatcataaaaaaattgtttttggcATCTTCATAAGAGCAGTTaccttaatttaatttgtacCTGTTTGGCAGTTTGAGAATGGTAGCAAATGGGTTTGTATCTGTGGAAGAAACCTTAGGCAGTGGACCCatggttttagttttttttatcgcCTTATAATATATGCTTCGCATTATTATATGGAGACATTTGTATATATTAAGATAATTAATTATATGCCactgagtaatagctcaaatggcatagtctctccatactcaattaagagattgtgGATTCGAATCTTCTatcttttggtaaaaaaaaaaaattaattatatataggGGCATTTACGTCTTtgaaaaggggattaaaaagaaatcaggtaaaaaaaagagaattagcattaaaaacataaagttatattcgctaa is a window encoding:
- the LOC107638575 gene encoding uncharacterized protein LOC107638575, producing MGTLVGHVAPGFGFMLIGLWHLFNHIKLHAINPNNYTSPPWFPTSSSKYLELFLIMFGCTASISMELFIGPDRHQPFDPDGTIPSNHLHNFEHSSISMTFFVYAAFAIVLDKLNIQAQHSITQLIGAIAFGQQLLLFHLHSADHMGPEGQYHMLLQLLVLISLLSTLLGIGTPQSFLVSFVRSISIFFQGIWLMTMGFMLWIPGFIPKGCFMNLEEGHKVVRCHDDMSLHRANSLVTIQFSWFFIVVTVFAVSLYIVLVKFYKNKIEYFPTKNEEEEEEEEDESSEDLESPKKNIVGNSMRFIHVGKPYSSLDIER